Proteins from one Paenibacillus sp. J23TS9 genomic window:
- a CDS encoding GntR family transcriptional regulator yields MEIKPEHTAKEKKPLYLTVYDELFKRIMNGTFPAKSQLPTEPELAKMFDVSRMTLRQALALLQDDGLVKSFHGKGNFVTGSRIEQRSVGLEKIGNPVYKCHTEDIDHVDIQFRLDLESDYTKEVLNRRATAVVAIERWYKSKGQAVAFAFTFMAIEAASELNLDLQNEEQLLDMLENKVYELANSATVEVKHSTVMNSTSQKFELDGGEVCDLLLESLYVNEQYPIVYNKYYIPKEFSRIKINATK; encoded by the coding sequence ATGGAAATAAAGCCGGAACATACAGCCAAAGAAAAAAAGCCGTTATACCTTACCGTATACGATGAACTTTTCAAAAGAATCATGAATGGTACCTTTCCCGCCAAAAGCCAATTGCCAACGGAGCCCGAACTTGCCAAAATGTTCGATGTGAGCAGAATGACGTTAAGGCAAGCACTGGCTCTATTGCAGGATGACGGGCTCGTGAAGAGCTTTCATGGCAAGGGAAACTTTGTTACCGGGTCTCGAATCGAGCAGAGAAGCGTGGGTCTCGAGAAAATCGGAAATCCGGTGTATAAGTGCCATACGGAGGACATTGACCACGTCGATATCCAGTTCAGACTGGATTTGGAGAGTGACTACACCAAGGAAGTCCTGAACAGAAGAGCGACCGCCGTAGTAGCCATTGAACGCTGGTATAAGAGTAAGGGACAAGCGGTGGCTTTCGCGTTTACCTTTATGGCCATTGAGGCTGCATCTGAATTGAACCTGGACCTCCAAAATGAAGAGCAGCTGCTGGACATGCTTGAGAATAAGGTATATGAGCTCGCGAACTCGGCAACGGTGGAGGTCAAACATTCCACGGTGATGAATTCCACGTCTCAGAAATTTGAACTTGATGGCGGCGAGGTATGCGATTTGCTGCTGGAAAGTCTATATGTGAATGAACAGTATCCTATTGTATACAACAAATATTATATTCCTAAAGAATTTAGCCGGATTAAGATCAATGCGACGAAGTAG